In Macadamia integrifolia cultivar HAES 741 chromosome 13, SCU_Mint_v3, whole genome shotgun sequence, one DNA window encodes the following:
- the LOC122059900 gene encoding disease resistance protein RGA2-like isoform X4 produces MVGFHKLIPGFFFFFLFLYLISLLLLLNSLCSTSLSLEEEKKKMSAVGQLLGGSFLSAFLQVAFERFASPELLDFLLRWEIDLDEVESLKRTSAMIQALSDEAEVKQFTNVAVKLWLDHLKQLLYDAEDILDEYATELLRLKLESANQTQQVRNPSVPLTPSSQTSSVSSWLNSGMESAIKSINQTLEGIQSIGPKVCNIAEELRGIKRFRSEVKEINQRLKSVAQEGVALGLNSSMGFGYSRPVVFSQRPPSSSLVNKYKVFGREEDMEKIVGWLLSDKTPCPSDNNNNFSVLPIVGMGGVGKTTLAQLVYNDERVKKHFHLKAWVCVSEDFDVVRLTKEILESATGASPLSNSLDMLHLKLQEALSEKRFLLVLDDVWNENYERWDTLSTTFAFGSPGSKILITTRNKGVASIVRTAPNDHCLKGLSEEACFSLIRRHAFMDENTSAANQKLEVFGHEIVKKCKGLPLAVKTLAGLLRDKRENNQWKAILENEIWDLRENEILPSLMLSYYHLPPLLKRCFAYCALFPKDYVFSKIEIVVLWMAEGIVQPEGIKRLEDIAGSPIYFFPTMQFKFQFLRVLRFRNCCNCELPDSVGKLKHLRLLDLSFSDIVKLPDSIGSLYNLQSLVLSGCGRLKQLPEDMGNLVNLRILIFPRHWCFRKIPLGVGNLTNLESLGTLDAGPKQKLSQLRGTLDNSNLENLGNNGAEAMVARQHLLGLQLHKLTSLRYLQISICENLELLSKALYTLTSLRRLVIESCPDLVSFRETRLPTSLQELKIFDCENLRSLPKELHTLMSLKEFAIDSCPALVSFQETRLPTMLEELEIIDCENLKSLPMGLLHNLTSFQRLEIKECPALESIPDMELSTALCEVSILNCAQLNCFPKGLNKLTNLKQLEIVDCFFLMECKNLEPLHTFGLHNLIYLSYLTIGGCRALLSIPNGLLPTNLQDFCIKDCPILESLYDGLSDLTSLKCLEIHNCPKLTPRYQKKEGEEWSKIAQIPKVIIDGIWQ; encoded by the exons AGTGGAGTCACTGAAGCGGACGTCAGCCATGATTCAGGCCTTATCTGATGAAGCTGAAGTGAAGCAATTCACCAACGTTGCTGTGAAACTGTGGCTggaccacctcaaacaactccTCTATGATGCGGAGGACATACTGGATGAGTATGCTACTGAACTTCTACGCCTGAAATTGGAATCAGCTAACCAAACACAACAGGTACGCAACCCCTCTGTTCCTCTCACACCATCAAGTCAAACTAGTAGTGTTTCTTCTTGGTTGAACTCAGGCATGGAATCTGCAATTAAGAGCATTAATCAAACTTTAGAAGGAATACAAAGCATTGGGCCTAAGGTTTGTAACATTGCTGAAGAACTGAGGGGAATTAAAAGATTTCGATCTGAAGTCAAGGAAATCAACCAGAGGTTAAAAAGTGTAGCACAAGAAGGTGTTGCTCTAGGTTTGAACTCGAGCATGGGATTTGGGTACTCAAGGCCCGTGGTATTCAGTCAAAGGCCACCATCAAGTTCTTTGGTGAATAAATATAAAGTTTTTGGCCGAGAGGAAGATATGGAGAAGATTGTTGGATGGTTGCTATCAGACAAAACTCCATGTCCTTCTGACAATAACAATAATTTCTCAGTGCTACCCATAGTCGGCATGGGTGGAGTTGGGAAGACGACCCTTGCTCAACTTGTTTATAACGATGAGAGAGTTAAGAAGCATTTTCATTTGAAAGCTTGGGTGTGTGTATCAGAGGATTTTGATGTGGTGAGATTAACCAAAGAAATTCTCGAGTCAGCCACGGGGGCATCGCCACTTTCTAATTCACTGGACATGCTACATCTGAAACTTCAAGAAGCACTGAGCGAGAAAAGATTCTTATTGGTTCTAGATGACGTGTGGAATGAGAATTATGAGAGATGGGATACGTTAAGCACCACTTTTGCATTCGGTAGTCCAGGAAGCAAGATATTGATTACAACACGGAACAAAGGTGTTGCATCAATTGTGCGCACTGCTCCAAATGATCATTGTTTAAAAGGTTTATCAGAAGAGGCTTGTTTTTCATTGATTAGAAGGCATGCTTTCATGGATGAAAATACATCTGCTGCAAATCAAAAGTTGGAAGTATTTGGGCATGAAATTGTGAAGAAATGTAAGGGTTTACCTTTGGCTGTAAAGACACTTGCTGGTCTCTTGCGAGATAAAAGGGAGAACAATCAGTGGAAAGCTATTTTGGAGAATGAAATATGGGATTTAAGAGAGAATGAGATCCTTCCATCACTCATGTTGAGCTACTATCATCTACCACCTCTTCTGAAGAGATGCTTCGCATACTGTGCTTTGTTTCCCAAAGACTATGTATTTAGCAAGATTGAAATAGTCGTGTTGTGGATGGCGGAAGGTATTGTTCAACCGGAAGGAATAAAACGTTTGGAAGATATAGCGG GTAGTCCTATATACTTTTTTCCCACCATGCAATTCAAATTCCAGTTCCTACGTGTGCTACGTTTCAGAAATTGTTGCAATTGTGAGTTGCCTGATTCAGTTGGCAAGTTGAAACATCTAAGGCTTCTTGATCTCTCATTTTCTGATATTGTGAAGTTACCCGACTCAATTGGAAGTCTTTACAATCTACAGTCGTTGGTGCTAAGTGGTTGTGGAAGGCTAAAACAGTTGCCTGAAGATATGGGTAACCTCGTAAACCTTCGAATTCTTATTTTCCCTAGACATTGGTGTTTCCGTAAAATTCCATTAGGAGTGGGTAACTTGACTAATCTTGAAAGTTTGGGCACACTCGATGCGGGACCAAAACAAAAGTTGTCCCAACTCCGTGGGACTCTAGAcaattcaaatttggaaaatttagGCAATAATGGGGCAGAAGCTATGGTGGCCAGGCAACATCTTCTTGGGCTACAACTGCACAAGCTCACATCACTCCGATATCTTCAAATATCAATCTGTGAGAATCTGGAGTTATTATCCAAGGCACTATACACTCTAACATCTCTACGAAGATTAGTAATTGAAAGTTGCCCTGATCTTGTGTCCTTCCGGGAAACAAGATTGCCCACTTCGCTTCAAGAGTTGAAAATCTTTGATTGTGAGAATCTGAGGTCACTACCAAAGGAGCTACACACCCTAATGTCTCTCAAAGAGTTTGCAATCGATAGTTGCCCTGCTCTTGTCTCCTTCCAGGAAACAAGGTTACCCACTATGCTTGAAGAATTGGAGATCATAGATTGTGAGAATTTGAAGTCCCTGCCCATGGGACTCCTACACAACCTCACGTCCTTCCAAAGATTAGAAATCAAAGAGTGCCCTGCTCTTGAATCCATTCCAGACATGGAGTTATCTACTGCGCTTTGTGAGGTATCAATTTTAAATTGTGCGCAGCTAAATTGCTTTCCCAAGGGGCTGAACAAACTCACAAATCTTAAACAACTGGAAATTGTGGACTGTTTTTTTCTTATGGAGTGCAAGAATCTTGAACCCCTACATACCTTTGGTCTTCATAATCTCATATATCTTTCATATCTCACCATTGGTGGATGTCGTGCTCTCCTGTCCATTCCAAATGGCCTGCTTCCCACCAACCTTCAGGATTTTTGCATCAAGGACTGCCCAATTCTTGAATCCCTATATGATGGACTCTCTGACCTGACCTCTCTTAAATGTTTGGAGATCCATAATTGTCCAAAGCTGACACCACGGTAccaaaagaaggaaggagaagagtggTCCAAGATTGCCCAAATCCCGAAGGTGATAATAGATGGCATATGGCAATAA
- the LOC122059900 gene encoding disease resistance protein RGA2-like isoform X1, translating to MVGFHKLIPGFFFFFLFLYLISLLLLLNSLCSTSLSLEEEKKKMSAVGQLLGGSFLSAFLQVAFERFASPELLDFLLRWEIDLDEVESLKRTSAMIQALSDEAEVKQFTNVAVKLWLDHLKQLLYDAEDILDEYATELLRLKLESANQTQQVRNPSVPLTPSSQTSSVSSWLNSGMESAIKSINQTLEGIQSIGPKVCNIAEELRGIKRFRSEVKEINQRLKSVAQEGVALGLNSSMGFGYSRPVVFSQRPPSSSLVNKYKVFGREEDMEKIVGWLLSDKTPCPSDNNNNFSVLPIVGMGGVGKTTLAQLVYNDERVKKHFHLKAWVCVSEDFDVVRLTKEILESATGASPLSNSLDMLHLKLQEALSEKRFLLVLDDVWNENYERWDTLSTTFAFGSPGSKILITTRNKGVASIVRTAPNDHCLKGLSEEACFSLIRRHAFMDENTSAANQKLEVFGHEIVKKCKGLPLAVKTLAGLLRDKRENNQWKAILENEIWDLRENEILPSLMLSYYHLPPLLKRCFAYCALFPKDYVFSKIEIVVLWMAEGIVQPEGIKRLEDIAGEYFDELIMRSFFELSNCFHPLVVSRLFINISKEFHRRSFFESSSNIRSGFVMHDLIHDLAQFVSGGIYCKKEYDRQSQVLTTTRHLSYVMDNYNVEATGFGAVKTLRTLLTLNDVAGSPIYFFPTMQFKFQFLRVLRFRNCCNCELPDSVGKLKHLRLLDLSFSDIVKLPDSIGSLYNLQSLVLSGCGRLKQLPEDMGNLVNLRILIFPRHWCFRKIPLGVGNLTNLESLGTLDAGPKQKLSQLRGTLDNSNLENLGNNGAEAMVARQHLLGLQLHKLTSLRYLQISICENLELLSKALYTLTSLRRLVIESCPDLVSFRETRLPTSLQELKIFDCENLRSLPKELHTLMSLKEFAIDSCPALVSFQETRLPTMLEELEIIDCENLKSLPMGLLHNLTSFQRLEIKECPALESIPDMELSTALCEVSILNCAQLNCFPKGLNKLTNLKQLEIVDCFFLMECKNLEPLHTFGLHNLIYLSYLTIGGCRALLSIPNGLLPTNLQDFCIKDCPILESLYDGLSDLTSLKCLEIHNCPKLTPRYQKKEGEEWSKIAQIPKVIIDGIWQ from the coding sequence AGTGGAGTCACTGAAGCGGACGTCAGCCATGATTCAGGCCTTATCTGATGAAGCTGAAGTGAAGCAATTCACCAACGTTGCTGTGAAACTGTGGCTggaccacctcaaacaactccTCTATGATGCGGAGGACATACTGGATGAGTATGCTACTGAACTTCTACGCCTGAAATTGGAATCAGCTAACCAAACACAACAGGTACGCAACCCCTCTGTTCCTCTCACACCATCAAGTCAAACTAGTAGTGTTTCTTCTTGGTTGAACTCAGGCATGGAATCTGCAATTAAGAGCATTAATCAAACTTTAGAAGGAATACAAAGCATTGGGCCTAAGGTTTGTAACATTGCTGAAGAACTGAGGGGAATTAAAAGATTTCGATCTGAAGTCAAGGAAATCAACCAGAGGTTAAAAAGTGTAGCACAAGAAGGTGTTGCTCTAGGTTTGAACTCGAGCATGGGATTTGGGTACTCAAGGCCCGTGGTATTCAGTCAAAGGCCACCATCAAGTTCTTTGGTGAATAAATATAAAGTTTTTGGCCGAGAGGAAGATATGGAGAAGATTGTTGGATGGTTGCTATCAGACAAAACTCCATGTCCTTCTGACAATAACAATAATTTCTCAGTGCTACCCATAGTCGGCATGGGTGGAGTTGGGAAGACGACCCTTGCTCAACTTGTTTATAACGATGAGAGAGTTAAGAAGCATTTTCATTTGAAAGCTTGGGTGTGTGTATCAGAGGATTTTGATGTGGTGAGATTAACCAAAGAAATTCTCGAGTCAGCCACGGGGGCATCGCCACTTTCTAATTCACTGGACATGCTACATCTGAAACTTCAAGAAGCACTGAGCGAGAAAAGATTCTTATTGGTTCTAGATGACGTGTGGAATGAGAATTATGAGAGATGGGATACGTTAAGCACCACTTTTGCATTCGGTAGTCCAGGAAGCAAGATATTGATTACAACACGGAACAAAGGTGTTGCATCAATTGTGCGCACTGCTCCAAATGATCATTGTTTAAAAGGTTTATCAGAAGAGGCTTGTTTTTCATTGATTAGAAGGCATGCTTTCATGGATGAAAATACATCTGCTGCAAATCAAAAGTTGGAAGTATTTGGGCATGAAATTGTGAAGAAATGTAAGGGTTTACCTTTGGCTGTAAAGACACTTGCTGGTCTCTTGCGAGATAAAAGGGAGAACAATCAGTGGAAAGCTATTTTGGAGAATGAAATATGGGATTTAAGAGAGAATGAGATCCTTCCATCACTCATGTTGAGCTACTATCATCTACCACCTCTTCTGAAGAGATGCTTCGCATACTGTGCTTTGTTTCCCAAAGACTATGTATTTAGCAAGATTGAAATAGTCGTGTTGTGGATGGCGGAAGGTATTGTTCAACCGGAAGGAATAAAACGTTTGGAAGATATAGCGGGTGAGTATTTTGATGAACTAATTATGAGGTCCTTCTTTGAGTTATCTAATTGTTTTCATCCTTTGGTGGTAAGCCGGTTGTTTATTAACATATCAAAAGAATTTCATAGGAGATCATTTTTTGAGTCATCCAGTAACATAAGATCAGGGTTTGTGATGCATGATTTGATCCATGATTTGGCACAATTTGTTTCGGGTGGAATATATTGTAAGAAAGAGTATGATAGGCAATCCCAAGTTCTTACTACAACTCGTCACTTGTCTTACGTTATGGATAATTATAATGTTGAGGCGACAGGATTTGGGGCCGTGAAAACCTTACGCACCCTTCTAACTCTAAATGATGTTGCAGGTAGTCCTATATACTTTTTTCCCACCATGCAATTCAAATTCCAGTTCCTACGTGTGCTACGTTTCAGAAATTGTTGCAATTGTGAGTTGCCTGATTCAGTTGGCAAGTTGAAACATCTAAGGCTTCTTGATCTCTCATTTTCTGATATTGTGAAGTTACCCGACTCAATTGGAAGTCTTTACAATCTACAGTCGTTGGTGCTAAGTGGTTGTGGAAGGCTAAAACAGTTGCCTGAAGATATGGGTAACCTCGTAAACCTTCGAATTCTTATTTTCCCTAGACATTGGTGTTTCCGTAAAATTCCATTAGGAGTGGGTAACTTGACTAATCTTGAAAGTTTGGGCACACTCGATGCGGGACCAAAACAAAAGTTGTCCCAACTCCGTGGGACTCTAGAcaattcaaatttggaaaatttagGCAATAATGGGGCAGAAGCTATGGTGGCCAGGCAACATCTTCTTGGGCTACAACTGCACAAGCTCACATCACTCCGATATCTTCAAATATCAATCTGTGAGAATCTGGAGTTATTATCCAAGGCACTATACACTCTAACATCTCTACGAAGATTAGTAATTGAAAGTTGCCCTGATCTTGTGTCCTTCCGGGAAACAAGATTGCCCACTTCGCTTCAAGAGTTGAAAATCTTTGATTGTGAGAATCTGAGGTCACTACCAAAGGAGCTACACACCCTAATGTCTCTCAAAGAGTTTGCAATCGATAGTTGCCCTGCTCTTGTCTCCTTCCAGGAAACAAGGTTACCCACTATGCTTGAAGAATTGGAGATCATAGATTGTGAGAATTTGAAGTCCCTGCCCATGGGACTCCTACACAACCTCACGTCCTTCCAAAGATTAGAAATCAAAGAGTGCCCTGCTCTTGAATCCATTCCAGACATGGAGTTATCTACTGCGCTTTGTGAGGTATCAATTTTAAATTGTGCGCAGCTAAATTGCTTTCCCAAGGGGCTGAACAAACTCACAAATCTTAAACAACTGGAAATTGTGGACTGTTTTTTTCTTATGGAGTGCAAGAATCTTGAACCCCTACATACCTTTGGTCTTCATAATCTCATATATCTTTCATATCTCACCATTGGTGGATGTCGTGCTCTCCTGTCCATTCCAAATGGCCTGCTTCCCACCAACCTTCAGGATTTTTGCATCAAGGACTGCCCAATTCTTGAATCCCTATATGATGGACTCTCTGACCTGACCTCTCTTAAATGTTTGGAGATCCATAATTGTCCAAAGCTGACACCACGGTAccaaaagaaggaaggagaagagtggTCCAAGATTGCCCAAATCCCGAAGGTGATAATAGATGGCATATGGCAATAA
- the LOC122059900 gene encoding disease resistance protein RGA2-like isoform X2, protein MSAVGQLLGGSFLSAFLQVAFERFASPELLDFLLRWEIDLDEVESLKRTSAMIQALSDEAEVKQFTNVAVKLWLDHLKQLLYDAEDILDEYATELLRLKLESANQTQQVRNPSVPLTPSSQTSSVSSWLNSGMESAIKSINQTLEGIQSIGPKVCNIAEELRGIKRFRSEVKEINQRLKSVAQEGVALGLNSSMGFGYSRPVVFSQRPPSSSLVNKYKVFGREEDMEKIVGWLLSDKTPCPSDNNNNFSVLPIVGMGGVGKTTLAQLVYNDERVKKHFHLKAWVCVSEDFDVVRLTKEILESATGASPLSNSLDMLHLKLQEALSEKRFLLVLDDVWNENYERWDTLSTTFAFGSPGSKILITTRNKGVASIVRTAPNDHCLKGLSEEACFSLIRRHAFMDENTSAANQKLEVFGHEIVKKCKGLPLAVKTLAGLLRDKRENNQWKAILENEIWDLRENEILPSLMLSYYHLPPLLKRCFAYCALFPKDYVFSKIEIVVLWMAEGIVQPEGIKRLEDIAGEYFDELIMRSFFELSNCFHPLVVSRLFINISKEFHRRSFFESSSNIRSGFVMHDLIHDLAQFVSGGIYCKKEYDRQSQVLTTTRHLSYVMDNYNVEATGFGAVKTLRTLLTLNDVAGSPIYFFPTMQFKFQFLRVLRFRNCCNCELPDSVGKLKHLRLLDLSFSDIVKLPDSIGSLYNLQSLVLSGCGRLKQLPEDMGNLVNLRILIFPRHWCFRKIPLGVGNLTNLESLGTLDAGPKQKLSQLRGTLDNSNLENLGNNGAEAMVARQHLLGLQLHKLTSLRYLQISICENLELLSKALYTLTSLRRLVIESCPDLVSFRETRLPTSLQELKIFDCENLRSLPKELHTLMSLKEFAIDSCPALVSFQETRLPTMLEELEIIDCENLKSLPMGLLHNLTSFQRLEIKECPALESIPDMELSTALCEVSILNCAQLNCFPKGLNKLTNLKQLEIVDCFFLMECKNLEPLHTFGLHNLIYLSYLTIGGCRALLSIPNGLLPTNLQDFCIKDCPILESLYDGLSDLTSLKCLEIHNCPKLTPRYQKKEGEEWSKIAQIPKVIIDGIWQ, encoded by the coding sequence AGTGGAGTCACTGAAGCGGACGTCAGCCATGATTCAGGCCTTATCTGATGAAGCTGAAGTGAAGCAATTCACCAACGTTGCTGTGAAACTGTGGCTggaccacctcaaacaactccTCTATGATGCGGAGGACATACTGGATGAGTATGCTACTGAACTTCTACGCCTGAAATTGGAATCAGCTAACCAAACACAACAGGTACGCAACCCCTCTGTTCCTCTCACACCATCAAGTCAAACTAGTAGTGTTTCTTCTTGGTTGAACTCAGGCATGGAATCTGCAATTAAGAGCATTAATCAAACTTTAGAAGGAATACAAAGCATTGGGCCTAAGGTTTGTAACATTGCTGAAGAACTGAGGGGAATTAAAAGATTTCGATCTGAAGTCAAGGAAATCAACCAGAGGTTAAAAAGTGTAGCACAAGAAGGTGTTGCTCTAGGTTTGAACTCGAGCATGGGATTTGGGTACTCAAGGCCCGTGGTATTCAGTCAAAGGCCACCATCAAGTTCTTTGGTGAATAAATATAAAGTTTTTGGCCGAGAGGAAGATATGGAGAAGATTGTTGGATGGTTGCTATCAGACAAAACTCCATGTCCTTCTGACAATAACAATAATTTCTCAGTGCTACCCATAGTCGGCATGGGTGGAGTTGGGAAGACGACCCTTGCTCAACTTGTTTATAACGATGAGAGAGTTAAGAAGCATTTTCATTTGAAAGCTTGGGTGTGTGTATCAGAGGATTTTGATGTGGTGAGATTAACCAAAGAAATTCTCGAGTCAGCCACGGGGGCATCGCCACTTTCTAATTCACTGGACATGCTACATCTGAAACTTCAAGAAGCACTGAGCGAGAAAAGATTCTTATTGGTTCTAGATGACGTGTGGAATGAGAATTATGAGAGATGGGATACGTTAAGCACCACTTTTGCATTCGGTAGTCCAGGAAGCAAGATATTGATTACAACACGGAACAAAGGTGTTGCATCAATTGTGCGCACTGCTCCAAATGATCATTGTTTAAAAGGTTTATCAGAAGAGGCTTGTTTTTCATTGATTAGAAGGCATGCTTTCATGGATGAAAATACATCTGCTGCAAATCAAAAGTTGGAAGTATTTGGGCATGAAATTGTGAAGAAATGTAAGGGTTTACCTTTGGCTGTAAAGACACTTGCTGGTCTCTTGCGAGATAAAAGGGAGAACAATCAGTGGAAAGCTATTTTGGAGAATGAAATATGGGATTTAAGAGAGAATGAGATCCTTCCATCACTCATGTTGAGCTACTATCATCTACCACCTCTTCTGAAGAGATGCTTCGCATACTGTGCTTTGTTTCCCAAAGACTATGTATTTAGCAAGATTGAAATAGTCGTGTTGTGGATGGCGGAAGGTATTGTTCAACCGGAAGGAATAAAACGTTTGGAAGATATAGCGGGTGAGTATTTTGATGAACTAATTATGAGGTCCTTCTTTGAGTTATCTAATTGTTTTCATCCTTTGGTGGTAAGCCGGTTGTTTATTAACATATCAAAAGAATTTCATAGGAGATCATTTTTTGAGTCATCCAGTAACATAAGATCAGGGTTTGTGATGCATGATTTGATCCATGATTTGGCACAATTTGTTTCGGGTGGAATATATTGTAAGAAAGAGTATGATAGGCAATCCCAAGTTCTTACTACAACTCGTCACTTGTCTTACGTTATGGATAATTATAATGTTGAGGCGACAGGATTTGGGGCCGTGAAAACCTTACGCACCCTTCTAACTCTAAATGATGTTGCAGGTAGTCCTATATACTTTTTTCCCACCATGCAATTCAAATTCCAGTTCCTACGTGTGCTACGTTTCAGAAATTGTTGCAATTGTGAGTTGCCTGATTCAGTTGGCAAGTTGAAACATCTAAGGCTTCTTGATCTCTCATTTTCTGATATTGTGAAGTTACCCGACTCAATTGGAAGTCTTTACAATCTACAGTCGTTGGTGCTAAGTGGTTGTGGAAGGCTAAAACAGTTGCCTGAAGATATGGGTAACCTCGTAAACCTTCGAATTCTTATTTTCCCTAGACATTGGTGTTTCCGTAAAATTCCATTAGGAGTGGGTAACTTGACTAATCTTGAAAGTTTGGGCACACTCGATGCGGGACCAAAACAAAAGTTGTCCCAACTCCGTGGGACTCTAGAcaattcaaatttggaaaatttagGCAATAATGGGGCAGAAGCTATGGTGGCCAGGCAACATCTTCTTGGGCTACAACTGCACAAGCTCACATCACTCCGATATCTTCAAATATCAATCTGTGAGAATCTGGAGTTATTATCCAAGGCACTATACACTCTAACATCTCTACGAAGATTAGTAATTGAAAGTTGCCCTGATCTTGTGTCCTTCCGGGAAACAAGATTGCCCACTTCGCTTCAAGAGTTGAAAATCTTTGATTGTGAGAATCTGAGGTCACTACCAAAGGAGCTACACACCCTAATGTCTCTCAAAGAGTTTGCAATCGATAGTTGCCCTGCTCTTGTCTCCTTCCAGGAAACAAGGTTACCCACTATGCTTGAAGAATTGGAGATCATAGATTGTGAGAATTTGAAGTCCCTGCCCATGGGACTCCTACACAACCTCACGTCCTTCCAAAGATTAGAAATCAAAGAGTGCCCTGCTCTTGAATCCATTCCAGACATGGAGTTATCTACTGCGCTTTGTGAGGTATCAATTTTAAATTGTGCGCAGCTAAATTGCTTTCCCAAGGGGCTGAACAAACTCACAAATCTTAAACAACTGGAAATTGTGGACTGTTTTTTTCTTATGGAGTGCAAGAATCTTGAACCCCTACATACCTTTGGTCTTCATAATCTCATATATCTTTCATATCTCACCATTGGTGGATGTCGTGCTCTCCTGTCCATTCCAAATGGCCTGCTTCCCACCAACCTTCAGGATTTTTGCATCAAGGACTGCCCAATTCTTGAATCCCTATATGATGGACTCTCTGACCTGACCTCTCTTAAATGTTTGGAGATCCATAATTGTCCAAAGCTGACACCACGGTAccaaaagaaggaaggagaagagtggTCCAAGATTGCCCAAATCCCGAAGGTGATAATAGATGGCATATGGCAATAA